From a region of the Halanaerobium hydrogeniformans genome:
- a CDS encoding ASKHA domain-containing protein gives MVYQLKILSSKKESIIAVRQPDNLLETLHSHHYSLPSICGGNQSCGQCKIKVLEGDLKLTDAEIDMLSRKEINKDIRLACCHKINGYLKISLPEYNKINILTKSSEVDIELNPSIKRKIINPVNSSIEKQTDLLTILKENNTWFNCIKINLLNKLPNLSTERKTAAVVNQGEIIDFQRVDHTSGVYGFALDIGTTTVVMYLVNLLSGKEVDVISFANPQKEQGADVISRINYTQKNKEGLKNLQQKIINGLNTAIDKILKKNNIKKNNIYQISIVGNTIMLHFLLGVSAEKMAKSPYIPVFTEELNLDPGDLDLNINKNAVIKLHPSISSYIGADIVADITATDYENYRYSLLIDIGTNGEIVLFKDDKIYACSAAAGPAFEGAGIRYGSAGVPGAVAAFDENGYHTIADQPPHGICGSGLLDIVCYLLEKNYIDKNGAFNKKENLSKPKQKRLLQYKGKPAFIVVDSEETANSEALILTQKDIREFQLAKGAVAAGIEILIKKAGIQTSDIERLYLAGGFGNYINIENAKKVGLIPNMLTANAVKMGNGAGLGAKIYLLNLDKANEASETSTKIEYVELSKIKLFQKYFMDNMLFNMI, from the coding sequence TTGGTATATCAGCTGAAAATTTTATCATCAAAAAAAGAAAGTATCATAGCAGTTAGACAGCCGGATAATTTATTAGAAACACTTCACTCTCATCATTACAGCCTGCCCTCTATCTGTGGTGGTAATCAAAGCTGTGGGCAGTGTAAAATCAAAGTATTAGAAGGTGATTTGAAGCTTACTGATGCTGAAATAGATATGCTTAGCAGAAAAGAAATTAACAAAGATATAAGACTTGCTTGCTGCCATAAAATTAATGGATACCTTAAAATTAGTCTTCCTGAATATAATAAAATAAATATATTAACAAAAAGTTCGGAAGTTGATATAGAGTTAAATCCTTCTATTAAAAGAAAAATTATAAATCCAGTTAATTCTTCCATAGAAAAACAAACTGATTTATTAACAATTTTAAAAGAAAATAATACCTGGTTTAATTGTATTAAGATTAACTTATTAAATAAATTACCTAATTTATCAACAGAAAGAAAAACTGCAGCAGTTGTAAATCAGGGAGAGATAATAGATTTTCAAAGAGTTGATCATACTTCAGGTGTATATGGATTTGCATTAGATATTGGTACTACAACAGTGGTAATGTATTTGGTTAATCTTTTGTCTGGTAAAGAAGTAGATGTGATTTCATTTGCTAATCCTCAAAAAGAACAGGGAGCAGATGTAATTTCTCGAATAAATTATACTCAAAAAAATAAAGAAGGCCTAAAAAATTTGCAGCAGAAAATAATCAATGGGTTAAATACAGCAATTGATAAAATACTTAAAAAAAATAATATTAAAAAAAATAATATTTATCAAATAAGTATTGTTGGTAACACTATAATGCTCCACTTTTTATTAGGTGTTTCAGCAGAAAAAATGGCTAAATCTCCCTATATTCCAGTATTTACAGAGGAATTAAACTTAGACCCTGGTGATTTAGATCTTAATATCAATAAAAATGCAGTAATAAAGTTGCATCCTTCTATTTCCAGTTATATTGGAGCTGATATTGTCGCTGATATTACAGCTACTGATTATGAAAATTACAGATACAGTTTACTAATTGATATTGGTACAAATGGCGAAATAGTTTTGTTTAAAGATGATAAGATTTATGCATGTTCTGCAGCAGCAGGACCTGCTTTTGAAGGTGCAGGGATTAGATATGGTTCTGCTGGAGTTCCTGGAGCTGTTGCTGCTTTTGATGAAAATGGATATCATACCATTGCTGATCAGCCCCCACATGGAATCTGTGGTTCAGGCCTACTTGATATTGTTTGTTATTTGCTGGAAAAAAATTATATTGATAAAAATGGTGCTTTTAATAAAAAAGAAAATCTTTCAAAGCCTAAACAGAAAAGATTACTTCAATACAAAGGAAAACCTGCCTTTATAGTTGTAGATTCTGAAGAAACAGCAAATTCTGAAGCTTTAATACTTACTCAAAAGGATATAAGAGAATTTCAGCTTGCTAAGGGTGCTGTTGCAGCTGGAATAGAGATTTTAATTAAAAAAGCAGGTATCCAAACTTCTGATATTGAGAGATTATATCTTGCAGGTGGATTTGGAAATTATATCAATATTGAAAACGCAAAAAAAGTAGGTCTTATTCCTAATATGTTGACAGCAAATGCAGTTAAAATGGGTAATGGAGCAGGATTAGGAGCAAAAATTTATTTGCTTAATCTAGATAAAGCAAATGAAGCATCAGAAACTTCAACTAAAATTGAGTATGTAGAATTATCAAAAATCAAATTATTCCAAAAATATTTTATGGATAATATGCTTTTTAATATGATTTAA
- a CDS encoding CobW family GTP-binding protein, with protein sequence MPVKKINPNSKPIPLIIITGFLGSGKTTFLNNILNSLRLKKIGLIINEFGEINVDAELINMEGDSEISEINNGSIFCSCLSGSFINTLAKYQDLDLDYIFVESSGMSRPISLDKILDSLNTLTEQSFNYSGMICIVDALNINNLLKSVNSVKEQIAYSDLILINKTDLVDAKDIENAVVNIKMINEHAKIVETSFAKIDINLLENLSNINDLKSVRLDDNLSSENIIPENFLLKFEKEIKEQELEFFLNQIKNNIYRIKGFVKIKGGKTALVNSSRKEVEWSLVDNKEIKDSKLVVFAENKADISVPSSWK encoded by the coding sequence ATGCCAGTAAAAAAAATAAATCCAAATTCTAAGCCGATACCATTAATAATTATCACAGGATTTTTAGGGTCTGGGAAAACTACATTTTTAAATAATATTTTAAACAGCCTTCGCTTAAAAAAAATAGGGTTAATAATAAATGAATTTGGCGAGATAAATGTTGATGCAGAGCTAATTAATATGGAAGGTGATTCTGAAATAAGTGAGATAAATAATGGTTCAATATTTTGCAGTTGTTTATCTGGCTCTTTTATTAATACACTTGCAAAATACCAGGATTTAGACTTAGATTATATTTTTGTAGAGAGCTCAGGTATGTCAAGGCCGATCAGTTTAGATAAAATTTTGGATAGTTTAAACACTTTAACAGAACAAAGTTTTAATTATTCAGGTATGATTTGTATTGTAGATGCTTTAAACATTAATAATTTGCTAAAATCAGTCAATTCTGTTAAAGAACAGATTGCCTATAGTGATCTTATATTGATAAATAAGACTGATCTTGTAGATGCTAAAGATATAGAAAATGCAGTAGTTAATATAAAAATGATTAATGAGCATGCTAAGATAGTAGAAACATCTTTTGCAAAAATAGATATTAATTTATTAGAGAATTTATCTAATATAAATGATTTAAAGTCAGTTAGATTAGATGATAATTTATCTTCGGAAAATATTATACCTGAGAATTTTTTATTAAAATTTGAAAAAGAAATTAAAGAGCAGGAATTAGAATTTTTTTTAAATCAAATTAAAAATAATATATACCGGATAAAAGGATTTGTTAAGATTAAAGGAGGTAAAACTGCTCTTGTAAACAGCAGTAGAAAAGAAGTAGAATGGAGCCTTGTTGATAATAAAGAAATTAAGGATTCTAAATTGGTAGTTTTTGCTGAAAATAAAGCAGATATATCGGTACCTAGCTCTTGGAAGTAA
- a CDS encoding IS3-like element ISHahy2 family transposase — MEENIMPTKYPEEIKRKVVALANNGKNQTEILNEYGMARSTLHKWIKDYNNSGSFSAKDNRSDKEKELIKLQKENKQLKMENDILKSSGADNGTKVAVIKANRDKYSISAMCRALNISRGMIYYTPKEKQVDVELESEVISIYKASRNHYGTRKIKRELAKKGYQVSKRRIGKIMKKYNLVSTYTKKQYKVHSPSCNEDKIANIVNREFNKEEALDVVVSDLTYVNVKGKWNYVCLIIDLFNREFVGYAAGKKKNAELVTEAFKSIKRPLNQINILHTDRGNEFKNKAIDDILVRFDIERSLSNKGCPYDNAVAEAAFKVVKTEFAYDRIFNSFEELEYELFDYVNWYNNHRIHGSLDYLTPVEYRYLMFDKKLL; from the coding sequence ATGGAGGAAAATATCATGCCTACAAAATATCCTGAAGAAATCAAAAGAAAAGTTGTTGCTCTGGCCAATAATGGTAAAAATCAAACTGAAATACTCAATGAATATGGAATGGCAAGGTCCACACTTCATAAATGGATAAAAGACTATAATAACTCAGGTTCATTCAGCGCTAAAGATAATAGATCTGATAAAGAAAAAGAATTAATTAAATTACAAAAAGAAAACAAGCAGTTAAAAATGGAGAATGATATTTTAAAGTCAAGCGGCGCTGATAATGGGACGAAAGTAGCAGTTATTAAGGCAAACAGGGATAAATACAGTATTAGCGCCATGTGCAGAGCACTCAATATATCAAGGGGTATGATCTATTATACCCCTAAAGAAAAACAGGTTGATGTTGAACTAGAAAGCGAAGTGATTTCCATTTACAAAGCAAGTAGAAATCACTATGGAACCAGAAAAATCAAAAGAGAATTAGCTAAAAAAGGTTATCAGGTGTCCAAGCGAAGAATAGGTAAAATAATGAAAAAATATAATCTAGTTTCTACTTATACTAAAAAACAATACAAAGTTCATTCTCCAAGCTGTAATGAAGATAAAATTGCCAATATTGTAAACAGAGAATTTAACAAAGAAGAAGCTCTAGACGTTGTTGTCAGTGATTTAACCTATGTTAATGTAAAAGGAAAATGGAACTATGTCTGTCTGATCATAGATCTCTTCAACCGTGAATTTGTTGGTTATGCAGCAGGTAAAAAGAAAAATGCCGAATTAGTAACTGAGGCTTTTAAAAGTATTAAAAGACCACTAAATCAAATTAATATTTTACATACTGATAGAGGTAATGAATTCAAAAATAAAGCTATCGATGATATTTTAGTCAGGTTTGATATTGAGCGTTCTTTAAGCAATAAAGGATGCCCATATGATAATGCAGTGGCAGAAGCAGCCTTTAAAGTAGTTAAGACTGAATTTGCTTATGACAGAATATTTAACAGCTTTGAAGAGCTGGAATATGAGCTATTTGACTATGTTAACTGGTATAATAACCACAGAATCCACGGGTCGTTAGATTACCTAACACCTGTTGAATATAGATATTTAATGTTCGATAAAAAATTGTTGTAA
- a CDS encoding uroporphyrinogen decarboxylase family protein, whose product MNGKELIFQVFESGKGDRLPWVPFAGVHAGKLKNYTAREVLEDEEKLFESLLEVNKIYQPDGQPILFDLQVEAEALGCELMWEEDSPPTVKNHPLKDTDEIPTKIPQKDEARIPMAMEVTRKMKEAVGDHTALYGLICGPFTLASHLRGTNLFMDMITNPGYVKDLLGYTNKIAKKMASYYIKNGVDIVAAVDPMVSQISPAHFNQFLKEPYTELFAEIKDQDIFASFFVCGDATANIEPMCQTEPDNISIDENIPLEKAKEITDKYDIVLGGNIPLTTVMLLGNQQDNMKWVIDTLDKVSKENLILSPGCDMPYDVPIENSIAVEQAVHEPEQVREMVKNYQAEEINTDAVELPDYENLDRPLIEVFTLDSATCAACTYMKEAAMDVKEEYIKDIDVVEYKYNSKENIARITKVGVKQLPSIYINGQLEFSSIVPNKEELVEAIKKCQ is encoded by the coding sequence ATGAATGGTAAAGAACTAATATTTCAAGTTTTTGAATCTGGTAAAGGTGATAGACTGCCCTGGGTTCCTTTTGCAGGAGTTCATGCAGGAAAACTAAAAAATTATACAGCAAGAGAAGTACTGGAAGATGAAGAGAAATTATTTGAATCTTTGTTGGAGGTTAATAAGATATATCAACCGGATGGGCAACCCATATTATTCGATCTTCAAGTGGAAGCAGAAGCCCTGGGTTGTGAGTTAATGTGGGAAGAAGATTCACCTCCTACAGTGAAAAATCATCCACTCAAAGATACAGATGAAATTCCTACAAAGATACCACAAAAAGATGAGGCAAGAATACCAATGGCTATGGAGGTTACTAGAAAAATGAAAGAGGCTGTTGGAGATCACACTGCTTTATATGGTTTGATCTGTGGTCCTTTTACTCTTGCATCACATTTGCGAGGTACAAATTTATTTATGGATATGATCACTAATCCAGGGTATGTTAAAGATCTGCTTGGCTATACAAATAAAATTGCAAAAAAAATGGCATCATATTATATAAAAAATGGAGTCGATATTGTTGCTGCTGTTGACCCTATGGTTTCTCAGATTTCTCCAGCTCACTTTAATCAATTTTTAAAGGAACCCTATACTGAATTATTTGCAGAGATTAAAGATCAGGATATTTTTGCTTCATTTTTTGTCTGTGGTGATGCAACAGCAAATATAGAGCCTATGTGTCAAACAGAACCTGATAATATTTCTATTGATGAAAACATTCCATTGGAAAAAGCAAAAGAAATTACAGATAAGTATGATATAGTTCTTGGAGGTAATATTCCATTAACAACTGTTATGCTTTTAGGAAATCAGCAGGATAATATGAAATGGGTAATTGATACCCTTGATAAGGTTAGCAAAGAAAATCTTATTTTGTCTCCAGGTTGTGATATGCCTTATGATGTTCCAATAGAAAACTCAATTGCTGTTGAACAAGCAGTACATGAGCCAGAACAGGTAAGAGAAATGGTTAAGAACTATCAAGCAGAAGAGATTAACACGGATGCTGTAGAATTACCTGATTATGAAAATTTAGATCGACCATTGATAGAAGTATTTACTCTTGATTCTGCAACTTGTGCAGCCTGTACATATATGAAGGAAGCAGCAATGGATGTTAAAGAAGAATATATAAAAGATATTGATGTTGTAGAATATAAATATAACAGCAAAGAAAACATAGCTAGAATTACGAAAGTCGGCGTTAAACAGTTACCCAGTATTTATATAAATGGTCAACTTGAGTTTTCTTCTATAGTTCCCAACAAAGAAGAGCTTGTGGAGGCAATTAAAAAATGCCAGTAA